DNA sequence from the Desulfovibrio sp. genome:
GACAGTTCCACCCCTCTGACAAATGTACGTTTTACGCTGAACACCGCTGGCGCTATTTACGGCTATAACCAAAGTGTGGACAATTCCTTTATGACGCGCCAACCCAACACCACATCTGTACCCGGCCTGTTCCTGGCCAGCGCATGGGGGAACCCTGGTGGAGGCTTTGGAGGCGCGCTGGGCGGCGGAAAATCCGCTTTTAGGGATGTGGCAAAGGCCCTGACCTCAGCCACATAACAGGCATACGCTCGCAATGACCCGTCCAAACTGACAGCTGGGGCCGCTTTGACATGCCTGCAACAACCGCAACAAGCAGCACGGTAAAAGGCTGACCCAAGCGGCCCCAGCTGTCTTGATGGGCAGCAGGACCTCTTCAGGCAGGTACGAATATACGTTGAGGAGTCTTGTCAAAAAATGGTGCTGCGCCAAAAGCTGACTTTTTTCTCTCAAAATATACGCTCGTCAGTATTCCGCAAACTACAACAACCTTTACTTGCCCGGCAGGGCTTCAGAGCAGTATCAATTCTGTTTATTCGGTGTTCTGCGGGATGCCATTACGGAGGCATTCGTTAGTACCGCGCATTCGCTAGCAGAAATGGCGCGCTGCCTCAAAGCAACCCGCCCTTTCTACTGGCACAGCCAAGCCTACCCTTCTGCCTCAGCCCCGTCACCGTGGATAGCTACATCCCCAACCACCCCTTCAATGACCCCGGCCAAGCGGCCAAGGTTGGGGGCAACGCTCCGCAGGTGAATATCAGTCGTGGGGGGGCCGCTGGTGACCCAGAAGTTGCTGGATGTCGGTCAACCCGGCCTATTGCGATTTCATCAGGCAATGGCGAAGAAATGCCGAATGGCGTGGAACCCGAGGGGGTCCCCAGCCTTCTCACAAAGCCGCTTCAGCATTAGCTTCATCGAGGGCTGCCGCATGGAGTATGGGGCCTGAGTAACCGGGTTAATGAACAACAAACCCCATATTGCCCGTAATTGACCTCTGTTCAGCCACTAAGACATGCAGCCAGACGAAAAGGAACATCTAGCGCCATTGCATAGCTGCCTATTTTTCGGAGGAATAGGGAGGCGTACATTGCGTTGGAAGATCTGCACGAGATTTTTCTTAAACCTACGGCGGGCCTTACCGACAGATATTTGAGCTACCACGCAGCAACAGTTCTGGGGGCGCAACCGGCAAACGTACTCGGGCGGGAGCATGAAAACTCCATGGCATCCATTTCAACCGTTGAACATGTTTTAGTGCTGCTTCAAACATCGTTTCGCCCCCATCCAAATCAAGTCAGGGGGCATCCGGTCGAAATAACGGCAACTCCATACAGCTCCGTTGACATCCCAGTGCTTGGCATATAGTGACTTTCGCCAAGATACTAGGAGGCAACCTTGAACATTCGCGCAATCAAAGAATGGATTCCATTCTTTTTCCTGGTATCCCTCACAGCAGGAATAAGCACACTTTGCCAAATCTGGAGCATCCACCCATCCGCCCCGATCATAGGAATTAACCTTCTGGCAAGTCTTGCCGTCCTTTCTTTTGCAAATAAAAAAGCTTGCGTCATTATTTTTTTATTGCAGTGCATATTGAGCATCATACTAACTTCTGCATCTTCCGCCCTAAAAGAACCACTTACCTTAACGGCCATTTTGAATGGGATGGACTATGCCCTTGATTTTGGAACGTCTATTTATATCTATATTCAAGTGTATATGGCATTGTTTTTTGCAATATGCCTAATACTTCAATTGCTTCTTGTTTATAGGATTAACTGGAACGTTAAAAGAACGAAAGTTGGTGTCATTTCCTTAATTGCACTGTTTTCAGTTTTTGCCATCAGCCTTACTTCTCTGCCATTGTCTGCATTTTGGCCAAATGAAAAGACGCAGCCTGGCGAAATTGTAAACTGGAATCCACCGGAAAGACGATCTTTACACAAGCGTGGCTATCTAACCACATATCTTATAGAACTTTTCACAGGATACACCTTAAGGGTCAAGCACCTTCAGCCAATTATGGATACCCCAAACGGAACTGAAGACATCCCTGCTTTAAAAGCAACGGGGAAGATTATCTTTATCCAGGTTGAAAGTCTTGACTACGATCTGCTTAACGCTACCGTAGGGGACGAATATGTGATGCCTTTTTTGCACGACCTGCAGAAAGCAGCGATAGTCATTCCCATTGACGGGGCAAAAAAGCTTGGATCTGCAAATTCCGACTTTGAAATATTCACAGGAAATATTGCATCATCGAACTATATACACTATACATTCACAAAAACATTTCCCAACTCTCTTTTGTCTGAAATATCAAAGAAGATTTCACCCTCTTTTGCTTTTCATGGAATGCCCTACTTTTATATGAACCAGGGGCCAGCATATACAGCCCAGGGCGTTGAGCACGTCTTATGCCTTGAAGAGATGCAGCGCGAGGGGATTACGCCGCGCCATATGTGGGGAGACGGAGTCATCGCCGATCAGGATATGTTTCCGCTTGCTTTGAGCAAAATTCCTCAAAGTGGAAACTTCTTTCAATTTATAATCACAATGAACATGCACACTTTTGAAAATCCACGTGATGTGTGCCCACAGATGCATTTTACTGCTGGCGATGATCACGCTTTTTATTCGTGCAGCAGATCGACAGATGATGCCATACGAGATTATATCACACAGATCCCTGCTGGCACTTTAGTGGCTATATGGGGGGATCATCGTTCGTATTCCAGAGATGGCGATGGGAAAATTCCATTCATTGCCTTCATCAAAGGCGAGGAGCACCCCTTTGATGGCTCTCACCTTCAGGGCCTGACTCGCAGCAAAATGCATTTCTACCTTGAAAAAATTATTCAACCACTCCTATAATCAACTGCAAGACGTATCAAATACAGGCTTTAATCTTATGAAAAAATTTATTGAATTAGTACGTCGGCGGCTTGTCTCCGCTACAAAATATTCCATTGATGGATTTGTCGACACTTTTCGCCATGAGGAAGCCTTTCGGCTAGAACTTCTTGTTTTTGTTGTTTTGATAGTTGT
Encoded proteins:
- a CDS encoding sulfatase-like hydrolase/transferase: MNIRAIKEWIPFFFLVSLTAGISTLCQIWSIHPSAPIIGINLLASLAVLSFANKKACVIIFLLQCILSIILTSASSALKEPLTLTAILNGMDYALDFGTSIYIYIQVYMALFFAICLILQLLLVYRINWNVKRTKVGVISLIALFSVFAISLTSLPLSAFWPNEKTQPGEIVNWNPPERRSLHKRGYLTTYLIELFTGYTLRVKHLQPIMDTPNGTEDIPALKATGKIIFIQVESLDYDLLNATVGDEYVMPFLHDLQKAAIVIPIDGAKKLGSANSDFEIFTGNIASSNYIHYTFTKTFPNSLLSEISKKISPSFAFHGMPYFYMNQGPAYTAQGVEHVLCLEEMQREGITPRHMWGDGVIADQDMFPLALSKIPQSGNFFQFIITMNMHTFENPRDVCPQMHFTAGDDHAFYSCSRSTDDAIRDYITQIPAGTLVAIWGDHRSYSRDGDGKIPFIAFIKGEEHPFDGSHLQGLTRSKMHFYLEKIIQPLL